Within the Flavobacterium sp. N502536 genome, the region AGATATAAAAATTGGTCAGTGATGAAGCCGGGTTTCCGGGTAAAGCAAAAACTAAGGTTCCATTTTTTGACCCAAAAAACATAGGTTTCCCCGGTTTTTGGTTGATTTTATAAAAATGTTCATTGACATCATTGTGCAATAACGCTTCTTTGACAAAATCATAATCCCCGACCGAAATTCCGCCTGAGACTAAAACAATATCATACTTTTTTAAAATCTCTTTTAATGACTTTTTTGTCGCTTTCAAATCGTCTTTTACGCGATAGACTTTTGTTTTGTTTATTCCTGCCGTTTCAAGAGCAGCCTGAAGCATAACGGAATTACTTTCGTAAATTTTTCCTTTTTTTAGTTTTTCACCAGGTTTTACTAATTCATTTCCTGTTACTAAAATAGCCACTTTCGGTTTTTTGTACACTTCAATTTCTGTGATTCCTAAGCTGGCTAAAAAACCAATTGCCGCAGGAGTTATTAAAGTTCCTGCTTCAAAAACAACATGATCTTTCGCAATTTGTTCTCCTTTTAAGCGAACATTTGTACCTTTTGAAGGCATAACAGCAATCAAAATAGAATCTTTATTGGCGATCACATGCTCCTGCATTACTACCGTATCTGCATTATCGGGTACAAAAGCACCGGTAAAGATTCGGACTGCTTCATTGGCCTTTAATTTCAAATTGGAATGATCGCCCGCCTGAGAAGTACTTACGATATCGTACTGATGTTTTATACTGTGAATAAAAGCATAACCATCCATCGCCGATTGACGAAACGGCGGCATATCGATTGGCGAAATCACCTTATTGGCCAAAACATAACCCAATGCTTTG harbors:
- the glp gene encoding gephyrin-like molybdotransferase Glp, coding for MIKVEEALQRVEANCVKMPTKRIAIRKALGYVLANKVISPIDMPPFRQSAMDGYAFIHSIKHQYDIVSTSQAGDHSNLKLKANEAVRIFTGAFVPDNADTVVMQEHVIANKDSILIAVMPSKGTNVRLKGEQIAKDHVVFEAGTLITPAAIGFLASLGITEIEVYKKPKVAILVTGNELVKPGEKLKKGKIYESNSVMLQAALETAGINKTKVYRVKDDLKATKKSLKEILKKYDIVLVSGGISVGDYDFVKEALLHNDVNEHFYKINQKPGKPMFFGSKNGTLVFALPGNPASSLTNFYIYVYPAIRNRIGLSEIHRTKIVRTLNSDVKNDTGKTLFLKARYDETNVTVLDGQSSAMLNTFAVANGLLIVPEDVEAYEKGTLVTVLPID